The DNA region GGTGTTCTTCGGCAGCGATTCGGATGCGCACATGGTCCAGACCGCGAAGCGCAATGCGCAGAGCGCGGGCGTCGCCGGTTTCGTTCATCTGGACAAGCGCGACGCCGTGCATGTCGCGCCGCCGCCGGAGACCGCGCTGGGTCTGGTCATCACTAACCCGCCTTACGGCGAGCGTCTGGGCGACCGCGCCGAGTTGCCGGTGCTCTACCGCGACCTCGGCCAGGCGCTGAAGGATCGTTTTCAGGGCTGGCGTGCCGCCATTCTGGCCGGTGACGAGGAGCTGGGCCGCGCCCTCCGCCTCAGCCCGGACAAGCGCTACGTGCTGTTCAACGGCGCGCTCGAGACGCCGCTGCTGACCTTCGCGCTGCGTCCGCGCGATGCGGCGCCCCGCGAGGCCAGGCCGCTGTCGGCCGGCGCGGAGATGCTGAAGAACCGTCTCGAGAAGAACGTCCGCCATTTGCGCAAGCGGCTGACCCGCGAGGGCATCACCTGCTGGCGCGCATACGACCAGGACCTGCCGGAGTACGCGGCGGCGATTGACGTCTACGAGGACTGGCTGCACATTCAGGAATACAAGGCGCCACAGGACGTGCCGGTCGATGTGGCACGCATCCGCATGCGCGAGATCGGTCGCGTGGCCAGCGAAGTCTTCGGGATTCCCCGCGAGCGGATCGCCGTGAAGACGCGCGAGCGCGGCAAGGGCGGCTCCAAATACGGTCAGTTCGACCACAAGGGCGAATTTGTCGAAGTGGGTGAGGGCGGCCTGCGCTTCCTGATCAACCCGACCGACTACCTCGACACGGGCCTGTTCCTCGATCACCGCCTGGTCCGGGCCAAGATCCGTGAGCTTGCCCCCGGTAAGCATTTTCTCAACCTGTTTGCGTATACGGGTACGGCCAGCGTCTACGCGGCGGCCGGCGACGCGCGCGACACGACGACGGTCGACCTGTCGGGCACCTACCTCGACTGGGCATCGCGTAATCTCGCGCTGAACGGCTTTGAGGGCGCACGTCACCGGCTGGTGCAGGAAGATTCCCTCACCTTCCTCGAGAAGCGCTCGATGCAGTACGGGCTGATCTACGTCGACCCGCCGACGTTCTCCAATTCCAAGCGGGCCGACGACTTCGACGTCCAGCGCGATCACGTCAAGCTGCTGATGCTCTGCCTGGACCGCCTGTTGCCGGACGGGGTCATTGTTTTTTCGAACAATTTCCGCCGGTTCCAGCTTGACAAAGCCGCCCTCGAACCCCATTTCTCCATTGAAGACTGGAGTGCTCCAAGCATCCCGTTCGACTTCGCCCGCCGCCACAACATCCATGGCTGCTGGCTGCTTCGGAAGCCGTACGTGAATCCGTGGAAAACGTGAATTGAGAGTGTAGAAAACTTCAGATTGGATTCAGTGGCAGAGCGCGAATCTGCGCTCAACACCCGGAGGTAACTGTCATGAAAGGTAAGTTCGTAAAGTCCGCCCTCGTCCTCGCCGCTGCGGGTCTGATGGCGTTCGCTCCCGGCGCGTTCGCGCGTGGTGGGTATTACGGCGGCTACCATGGTGGCGGTTACGGCTACCACGGCGGTGGTTACTATGGCGGTCGTGGCGGTTATTACGGTCGCGGTCACTACGACCACGCCGGCCGCTGGATCGCTGGCGCGATCGTCGCCGGTGCGGTGGTGGGTCTGGTCGCGAACGCGACGGCACCGCGCACCGTCGTGTACGACAACGGCCCGACGTATTACGCGCCGCGCCGCACGGTGGTTTACGAGGACGCGCCGCCGGTGGTGACCCGCCGCGTGACCACCACGACCACCTATGTGGACGATGGTTACGGTGGCACGCGCTACATCCGCGACGACGGGTATTGATCGTCGGCAGTCGCTGAATCAGCAGTCGCTGAAACGTTAAGAGAGAGGCCCGGCATTGCCGGGCCTCTTTTTTTGGTCCGCTCTGGAAGACGGTCGCGCTGGAGACAGCTGAGGGCCAGTGAGCGGACCGGGTCACGTCAGCGCACGGCCCCATTCGGCTCCGCGCCCGACCCACGCCGCTTCGCCTTCTTCTTCAGTGTCTCGAACTGCGCCTTGTCGATGGTCTCCACCGACTGGATCTGGCACGGTGGATCGTCTCGTCGCACGATCTTCTCGTCGATCCCGCCGCAGATGCGCATCTCGCCCATGGCCTTGTCGCTGTTGGACGATTTGAAGTGGATGCCTCCCCCAAGATCCATGCGCGGGCAGTCCGTGCTGGTCTTGACGAGGAAGTGATTGGGCCCATTGCGCACGGCCACCGTACGGGCGTCGGCGACGGCCCATTCGTTGATACGGTCGGTACGCATGCAGTCGTTGAATGGAAGCTCGTTGCGCGGCACTGGCGGGGCGTTCTGGGCATGCGCGGACGAGGCACAGGCAAGCAGCACGGAAGCGGCGATCAGGGTGCGGACATTCACGGCGTGGTCCTCCGGGGGAATGTCTCACGTTAAGCCCGAAACGGCCTGGAAGCGAGAGGGGACAGGGCCGGGTGCACCTTTCGTTAAGGTCGTGAAGAGGTGTGCTCACATTCGTTGAACGTTTGCTCGGCCATCCTTTCCGTCATGACTGACGCTCTTTCGGCCGCACAGGAGGCCAGCGCATGATGGTCCGCCCGCTTGGCCTCGAAACCCCCTCATCGGCCCCCGCGGATCTCGCACAGCGCTACCTTGGCGTCCGCCATCGCACTATGGCACTGGCGGCCCGGCTGCGACCCGAAGATACCGTGATCCAGTCCATGCCGGATGCGAGCCCCACGAAGTGGCATCTCGCCCATACGACCTGGTTCTTCGAGCAGTTCATCCTGGCTCGTGACCCGGCGTATGTTTCGCCCCATCCGGAATGGCACTATCTGTTCAATTCGTACTACCAGTCGGTCGGTCCGATGCACGCGCGTCCGCGCCGCGGCATGATCACCCGGCCGGGTCTGGACGAGGTGCTGGATTATCGATCCCGCGTAGACGAGGCCATTGCCGGACGCATCCAGCGCGGTGACGACGAAGCCCTGTCGATGCTGGTCGAGCTCGGCTGCCAGCACGAGCAGCAGCATCAGGAACTGCTGCTCACCGATATCAAACATGCGTTCTCGCAGAACCCCCTGGAGCCAGCCTTCGCTCCGGATGCGCCGCGCGCGCTTTCCGTCGCGGCTCCCGCCCTGCGCTACATTCCCTTCGACGAAGGCGTCGTCAAGATCGGCTACGAGGGCGAGGGCTTCCATTTCGACAATGAGGGCCCGCGCCATCGCGCGTACCGGCAGGCCGGTTCGCTGGCGAATCGTCCTGTCACCAACGCCGAGTACCTCGCTTTCATTCAGGACGGCGGTTATCGCGACGCCATGCTGTGGCTGTCCGATGGTTGGGCGACGGTCAATGCGGAAGGCTGGCAGCATCCGTTGTACTGGGACGAGGCCTGCGAGACCGAATTCACCCTGCAGGGCCGACGCGCGATCGACCCGCACGCGCCTGTGTGTCACATCAGCTATTTCGAGGCCGATGCCTTCGCACGCTGGGCCAGCGCTCGCCTGCCGACGGAAGTCGAGTGGGAGACGATGGCTGCCGACGTACCCGTGCGCGGAAACCTTCAGGACAGCGGGGTGTTCCAGCCACGTGCCTCGTCGTTCGAGACCGATCTTGGACAGATGTACGGCGACGTTTGGGAATGGACCATGAGCCCTTATGTCAGTTACCCGGGCTTCCGTCCGCTGGACGGAGCGCTGGGCGAATACAACGGAAAGTTCATGAACGGGCAGTGGATCCTTCGCGGGGGCTCCTGCGCTACGCCCGCCGATCATGTTCGCGCCTCTTACCGCAACTTTTTTCCTCCCCATGCCCGCTGGCAGTTCACGGGGATACGACTGGGAAACGATCGATGAGCGCTCAACCGAAAGACATCCGTGTCGACGACCGCCACCCGGATGTCGAGGACACCCTCGAGACCGTACGCCGTGGCCTCGGGGCGAAGATCAAGAAGCTGCCGTCGCGCCTCTTTTACGACGAACGTGGTTCGGCTCTGTTCGAGGCGATCTGCGAACAGCCCGAGTACTACCTCACCCGCACGGAAATCGCGATCATGCGCGATCATGCGGGCGATATCGCCGATGTCATCGGGCCGGACGTGCGTCTGGTCGAGTACGGCAGCGGCAGCGGCATCAAGACGCGCATGCTGCTCGAACACCTCGAGACGCCGGTGGCTTACGTCCCGGTGGAGATCTCTCGCACCGCGCTGATGGAAAGCGTCGCCGAACTTGCGACCCGCTTCCCGAACGTGCCGATGCAGCCGGTGTGTGCCGACTTTACGCAGCCGCTTCGCCTGCCGGTCGCGTCGCGCTCGCCACGTCGCACAGTGATCTATTTTCCGGGGTCGACCATCGGCAATTTTGAGGCAAAGGACGCGGTGAAGATTCTTCGCCAGATGCGTACCGAGATGAGCGACGGCGGCGGCGTGCTGATCGGTGTCGACCTGAAGAAGGACGTCGCGGAGATCGAAGCGGCCTACAACGACGAGGCAGGCATCACGCGCGACTTCACCCTCAACATGCTGGTTCGTCTCAATCGGGAAATCGGGACCGACTTCGATGTCGACGCTTTCCGTCATCGCGCGCGCTACAACGTGCTGGCAGGTCGGATCGAGACGTCGCTGGTGAGCACGAAGCAGCAAGTGGTGCACGTGCGCGACGAGGCCTTCAGCTTCCGCGCGGACGAAGCGATGCATGTGGAATACAGCTGCAAGTATTCGCTGGACGATTTCGCGCAGATGGCGAACAAAGCCGGGCTGTCCGTGGCGCAGGTCTGGATGGACGAGGACCGCCGTTTCAGTGTGCAGTATCTGGTCCGGTCGACACCGGTGGTGGCCTGAAGCCAGCCGTAGCATTGTAGGAGCGCGCCCCGCGCGCGAAAACGGTCGGCGTCGCCGTGTGATGGTGGCGCACGCCGGATGTCGCGCGCGAGGCGCGCTCCTACAGTGGTGACGCTAGGTTGGTGGGTTAGCCGGGGCGCCTCGCCCCCAGGGATACCAGCAAGTCCTGCGCCGTGCGAATTCGCTCGGCCGAACCCGGCAGCTCCAGAATGACGCGCAGCTTGTCCTGCCCGTCCATCTTGAAAACCCGGGGCTGCTGCTGGATCAGCTTGATCAGCGCCATCGGGTCGATATCCGGTTTATCGCGGAACGTGATACGTCCGCCATTGGCGCCGAAGTCCACCTTGCGGATACCCAGCGGCGTCGCCATCAGTTTCAGCTGGGCGACCGCGAACAGGCACTTGATCTGATCCGGCAGAAGGCCGAAGCGATCGATCATTTCCACCTGCAACTCGCGCAGCCCATGTTCGTCGCGCGCGCTGGCGATGCGTTTGTATAGGGTTAGTCGTGCATGGACATCCGGCAGGTAGTCCTCCGGAATCAGCGCGGGAAGATGCAGTTCGACCTCGGTCTCGTGCTCCGAGGTGAGATCGAAGTCCGGCACTTTGCCCGACTTCAGTGCACGTACGGCGCGGTCGAGCAGTTCCGTGTACAGACCGAAACCGATTTCCTGGATCTGGCCCGATTGTTCTTCGCCGAGCATCTCGCCCGCGCCGCGAATTTCGAGATCGTGCGTGGCGAGCGTGAAGCCGGCGCCGAGTTCTTCCAGCGAGGCCAGCGCTTCGAGACGCTTTTCCGCATCGGCGGTCATCGCCTTGCGGTCGGGCACGATCAGGTACGCGTAAGCGCGGTGATGCGAACGACCGACGCGTCCGCGCAGCTGGTGCAGCTGCGCGAGACCGAAGCGATCGGCGCGGTTGACCACGATGGTGTTGGCGGTCGGGATATCGATGCCGGATTCGATGATGGTCGTCGACACCAGCACGTTGAATCGCTGGCGGTGGAAGTCCGCCATGACCTGTTCGAGGTCGCGCTCCGGCATCTGCCCATGGGCGACGCGAATGCGCGCTTCAGGTACCAGTTCGCCCAGCTCGCGTGCGATGCGCTCGATGGATTCGACTTCGTTGTGCAGGAAGTAGACCTGTCCGCCACGGGCCAGCTCGCGCTGGATCGCTTCGCGGATCAGGGCGGGCTGGTACGTGGAGATCAGTGTGCGCACGGCGGTCCGGTGGGCCGGCGGCGTCGCGATGATCGACAGGTCGCGCAGCCCGCTCATCGCCATGTTGAGCGTGCGCGGGATCGGCGTGGCGGTCAGGGTCAGCAGGTCGACCTCCGCACGCAGTTTTTTCAGCTGCTCTTTCTGGCGGACGCCGAAACGCTGCTCCTCGTCGACGATGACCAGGCCCAGATCCTTGAACCGGATCTCGGGGCCAAGCAGCTTGTGGGTGCCGACGATGACATCGATCTGCCCTTCGGCGAGGCGCTCCAGCGCGCCGTCCACTTCCTTCTTCGACTTGAAGCGCGAGATGACGTCCACCCGGACCGGCCAGTCGGCGAAGCGATCGGCGAAGTTGCGGTAATGCTGCTGGGCGAGCAGGGTGGTAGGCACCAGGACGGCCACCTGTTTGCCGGCCGTCGCGGCGGCGAAAGCGGCGCGGAGTGCCACCTCGGTCTTGCCGAAGCCGACATCGCCGCAGACGACGCGATCCATTGCACGGGGTGCGGCGAGGTCGACGATCACGGAATCGATGGCGGCCTGCTGATCGGGCGTTTCCTCGAAGGGGAAGGTCGCCGCGAATTCCTCGATCATCTGCCGGTCGACGGACAGTGACTGGCCCTGACGGGCTTCGCGCTGCGCGTAGATGCCAAGCAGCTCGGCCGCCACGTCGCGGACCTTTTCGGCGGCCTTCTTGCGCGCACGTTCCCAGGCATCGCCGCCCAGGGAGTGCAGCGGCGCCAGTTCGGGCGCGGTGCCGGTGTAGCGGCTGACCAGGCCCAGCTGGGCCACGGGCACGTAGAGCTTGTCGCCCTTGGCGTACTCGATGGTCAGGAATTCGCCCGGCATATCGCCGACATCGAGCGAAAGCAGGCCCTGATAGCGGCCCACACCGTGGTCGATATGGACGATGGGCGAGCCGATGGACAGCTCCGTCAGATCCTTGATGATGCTTTCGGGATCGCGGGCGGCACCGGCACGGCGCTTGCGATCGGTGCGCACACGCTCGCCGAACAGCTCGCGCTCGGTGAGCACGGTGAACGCGGGCCTGGTGATCGCGAAGCCTTGCTCGAGCGAGGCGACGGTGATCGCCAGCTTCTCGTCGCGGGCGAGGAAGTCTTTCCAGCCGTCGAGGATGGCCGGCTTCAGCCCCGCGCCCGCGAGCTGTTCGATCAGGGCTTCGCGGCGGCCGGCGGAATCCGCGGCGATCAGCACGCTGCCCTTGTAGCTGGCGAGGAAGTGCCGTAGCGCGGTGCCCGGCTCTTCGCCCTTGCGGTTGAGCGGCACCTCGGGTGCGGGCTGCGTGCCCAGGTCCACGGCGTGCTCGTGATCGCTGGCCACGACATCCACGCGCACCTGCTTGTTCAGGCGCTCGCGCAGTTGCTCGGGCGGCAGGTAGATCTCGGCCGGCGGAAGCACCGGACGCTCGATGTCGTGCGCGCGCTGGTCATAGCGCTCGGCGGTATGGGTCCAGAACTGCTCCGCCGACGCCAGCGCACCTTCGCCCAGGACGAACATCGCATCGCCAGCGATGTAGTCGAACAGGGTTTCGGTGGCGGGGAAGAAAAGCGGCAGGTAGTACTCGATGCCGCCCGGCGTGACGCCTTCCTTCATATCCTGGTAGAGCGGGCAGCGACGGATGTCGATCGGAAAACGTTCGCGCAGGTTGGCACGAAAGTTTTTGGCGGCGTCTTCGGTCAACGGGAATTCGCGGGCGGGGAGCAGGTCCACGCTGTCGACCTGGTGCGTGGAGCGCTGGGTTTCGGTGTCGAAGCTGCGGATCGACTCGATCTCGTCGTCGAACAGTTCGACGCGATACGGCTCGCTCGCGCCCATGGCATAGATGTCGATCAGCGCGCCACGCACGGCGAAGTCGCCCGGCTCGGCGACCTGCGGCACGTTGCGGTAGCCGGCGGCTTCGAGGCGACGCTGCTCGGCGCCCAGGTCCAGCTTCTGACCCTTGCGCAGCACCAGCCCGGAACCGGTGATGTGCGTACGCGGGGCGATGCGCTGCATCAGGGTCGCCACCGGCACGACCAGCACACCGCGCCGGGTGCTGGGTAGCCGGTAGAGGGTCGCGATGCGCTGGGAAACGACTTCCGGGTGCGGGCTGAAGACGTCGTACGGCAGCGTTTCCCAGTCCGGGAAGTGCAGCACGGGCAGTTCGCCCGCGAACACCGCCAGCTCGCTTTCGAGGTTATCGGCGCTGCGGGTGTCGCGGGTGACCACGACCAGCAGGCCTTCGTGCGCGCGCGCCGCCTCGGCGACTTCGAGCGCCCAGGCCGAGCCATGGGGCGTGGCCCAGTAGCGGCGTGTCTTGGCGGTGGTGGGCAGCGGCGGGCGGGTCAGAGCTAGAGGCATGAAGTCGGCTTGGTCGCTTGCGGACAAGCCGACGATTGTACTACCCCGGGGTGAAGCGGCTGGCTAGGCCAGCCTCAGTCCGCGATATCCGGCTCGAAGAAGCTCCACCGCACGTCCTTGAACTCCGACTTGAAGTCCGCCTCCACGATGTTGATCGCTTCGACCATGGCGCGCGCGGTCGGCGCCGCGGCCATCTTCGCCTTGATCGCCACCATCACCTCGTTGCCCATCTGCACGGTCAGCAGGTTGTAGACCGTGTCGATTTCAGGGCGGCCCTGGAGGAAAGCCATCATCTGCACACGGCGCCTCGGCTCCACGCCCTGGCCGATCAGCAGCGCCTTGACCTCGCGGGCGACCGCGACGGCTACCACGATAAGCAGCACGCCAATGGCGATCGTGCCGATAGCGTCGAATATCAGGTTGCCGGTCAGCATGGTCAGCAACACGGCGATCAGTGCCAGGCAGAGGCCGAGCAGAGCGGCCAGGTCTTCACCGAAGATCACCAGCAGCTCGCTCGCCCGCGTCTCGCGAAACCACTGCCACAGAGGCTGGTCGCCGCGCGCCTTGTTCACTTCCTGCATGCAGCCATGCATGGAAACGCCTTCGGTGATGATGGAAAACACCAGCACGCCGACGGCCAGCCATGCCCATTTGAGCGGCTCGGGATGGGTGAGCTTATGGACGCCCTCGTAAACCGAGAACATGCCGCCCACGCTGAAAAGCAGGATGGCGACGAGAAAAGACCAGAAATACAGCGCACGCCCCCAGCCCAGTGGGTACTCGGACGACGGCGGCCGCTTGGCCTGCTTCATGCCGAGCAGCAACAGGCCCTGGTTGCCGCAGTCGGCGAGCGAATGCACCGCTTCCGCGAGCATCGCACCGGATCCGGTAAAGAGGGCCGCGACGAGCTTGGCGACGAAAATGGCGAAGTTGGCGCCAAGCGCGAGAAAAATCGCGCGCTTCGAATCGGAATGTCCCGACATGTGATCCCTGTCCCGGTAAGTGATCGAAAGATCTTACCGTATGACGCCGACACCCACGCCGAAACTGATGTTCGGGTGGCCACCCGACATTTCCTTGGCCGTCCACACGTGCGACTGGTTCACCGAAACCAGCGGGAAGGTGTACGACGCCTGCCCGACATTGGACGCGCGCGTGCCATTCAGGCGGCCCGCGACTGTCACCAGGCCGCCGGCCGGGTAGTCGAGGCTTTCGACGTAGCCAGGCATGGCGGCGATAAACCGGCCGTTGCCGGTGTCGTTCGCCTGCGGCCGCTGCGAACCATCGAGCGGATAGGCGAGGATCTCGATCTCGCTGTGGTCGGCAAAGTTGCTGACCCTGACGATGCGGCCACCCCAGATCACGTCCGAGTTGCCGTAGCGTTCCGGCTCGCGCGCCACCTGGGAGGGCGGCACGGCGGCGTTGTTTGCGGTGGCCTTGTAAATCGGCGCCGGCGCGCAGGCGGACAGCGCGAGGGTGAGCAGGGCGGCAGGAACGGCTAAACGAACGATGGTCGGGCGCATGGGTCGGCTCCTGGCATGTATCGCCAATTTAGCGCCGACGGACTGAACGGGGCGCGTGCGGACTGTGGGCAGGCTCTTCATCCTTGCCTTCTTCCACGAGCCAGGTCAGCCGGTATTCGGATTCGCCCGGCTTTCCCAAAAGCTTCGGCAGCAGCTTGAGCGAATCGCGGATCGTTTCATCGAGTTTCCACGGCGCATTCACGATCGCGATGCCCGTGCCGTTGAGACGTAGCGGGGAGTCGTCGGGACGCAGCAGCAGTTCGGCGACCAGGACGCGTTTAGCGCCACACTTGGTCAGCCAGCGATGGAACGGCTGCACGTGGCTGCGCAGCTTGATCGGGTACCAGACCGCGTAGACGCCGGTCGGCCACTTTTCCAGCGCGGCCTTGAGCGTCTTCTCGATGATGCGGAACTCGGCTTCCTGAGCCTCGAACGGCGGATCGATCAGGACCAGGCCGCGCTTTTCTTTTGGCGGAACGAAGGCTTTCATCGCCTCGTAGCCATCACGCTCGTGCACATGGATGCGCTTGTCGTGGTGGAACAGCTGGCGGAGTGCGCCTGACTCGTCATTGCGTACGTCGACCATCTGCGCCGAGTCGGTCTCGCGCATCAGATGGACGGCGATCCACGGCGAGCCGGGATAGAAGCGCAGCGAGTCGCTGCCTTCGTTCAACGCGCGGACGATCTCGAGGTACTTCCACAGCAGGGGCGGCAGGCCGGAGGCGGTCTTGAGGACGCCGAAGCCTTCGTCGGCCTCGGCGGTCTTGCGCGCCTCGTTGCCTTGCAGGTCGTATCGACCGCTGCCGGCGTGAGTGTCGATGTAGCAGAAGGGCGAGGCCTTCTGCTTCAGCGAGTCGATCAGGGCCACGAGCACCATGTGCTTGAGGACATCGGCAAAGTTGCCGGCATGGTAGGCGTGGCGATAATTCATTGGGAGATTATAGCGGCCAAAAGCCGCCAATCCCCATGTAGGAGCGCGCCTGTAATGGCCGGGTTTTTCAGGACCACCAAGTAGGAGCAAAATCTCCTGCGAGGTGAATCATGGCTCATAGAAAAATTCCGGCAGCGGTCAAAGCCGAGGCAATACGACTGGTGGTCGAGGTGGGATATACCCCGCCTCAAGCCGCTCAGATGATGGGTCTGGGGCCGACGGCCCTGAGGCGATGGGTGGAGGAATGGCGTGAACGGCAAGCGGCGATACCGGACGATCCGGTGGAGCAGCGGCGCCTCATCGCGCAGCTTCAGGGACAGCTGAAAGCCTCTGAAGACGCTCGTGCGGTGTTGGCACAGGAGCGTGACGTCCTAAAAAAACAGTTGCCCTCTCACCTGGCCGCCATCTTGCGAAAGCCGAGATCGTCCAAAAGGTGAGAGGGGATTTGTCGATACGACAGGTCTACGCGATTCTTGGCTGGCCCCGGAGCCGGCACTACGCCCCCGTCAAGGCGGCTCCCGCCATCGACGAAGGGCTTGCCCAGACCGCTCTGGCCATTCATCGGGATAGTCGCCGCAGCTATGGCGCACGCCGCCTTGCGCGCAGCCTGTGCCGGCACGGCTTTCGTGTGGGTCGCGAACGGGCGGCGACACTGATGCGCCGGCTGGACATTCGACTGAGGAAGAAGCGGTTTCATTACGCCAGACGCAACACGAAACCTGCACCGGCCGAAAATATCGTCAACCGACAGTTCGATCCGGCGCGTCCCAACCAGACCTGGGCCGGCGACATCACCTTCATCCGAACGGGCCAGGGCTTCCTCTATCTGGCCATCGTGGTCGATCTGTACTCCCGGCGAATCGTCGGCTGGGCCACAAGCCACACGCCCGATTCACGACTGGCCATCAAGGCCAACGAACTGGCCATCGGCTTGCGCCAGCCGGCTCCCGGGTTAGTCATGCACACCGATCAGGGCGCCTCGTACACCTCCGATCGCTACACCCAACATCTGGCCCGGCACGGCATCGTTCAAAGCATGAGCCGAAAGGGGAACTGCTGGGACAACGCCGTCGTCGAACGCGTCTTCCGAAGCCTTAAACAGGAGTGGTTCGGCGAGGAAACCTTCCCGACCCGAGCTCTGGCATCACAAGACGCGATCGACTATCTGGTTCGCTATTACAACCACGAGCGCCTGCACTCCGCGCTCGACTACCGCCCGCCAGCCGAGTTTGAGAGGATGGCGGCTTAACGCTCCTATGCGTGGTCCTCAAATACCCGGCCACTACAGCCCTGCGCGCGACTCCTCGTGCGCGCGATTCCTCATGCGCGCGATGCCCCTCAATACGCGAAGGTCACCCGCTTCTTCACCGCATCGCCCTTCTCAATCCGGTCCAGCACGCCGATGGCAAAGTCAGCGGTCGAAATCCGGCTGTGCCCGTCACCATCCATAAGCAACTGATCGCCACCCACCCGGAAGCTCCCCTTACGTTCACCGGGCGCGATCTCCGCCGCCGGGCTGATGTAGGTCCAGTCCACACGGGCATCGCTGCCGCTGAACGCCTTCAGCGCCTCGATCTGCGAGTTCGCCGAGGCCTTCCAGGCTTCCGGAAAGTTCGGGTCGTCGATCACGCGCACGCCCGGTGCGGTCTCCAGGCTGCCCGCGCCACCGACCCAGGCGAAGCGCTTCACACCGGCCGCCGCGAGTGCGTCGAGCAACGCGGTCGCCTGCTTCGGCACATTGGCCGGCGTGGCATGGTCGTTCAGGCTGGCGATGGCGGCATCGGCCCCGGCAAGGGCGGGGGCAAACGAGGTGGCGTCGGCCACGTCACCTTTGACGACCTCGAGCTTCGGGTTCTTCGTGGCCAGTTTCGCAGGATCGCGAACGACGGCGGTGACCTCATGCCCGCGGGCCAGAGCCTCGTCGAGGATCACGTTGCCGATGTTGCCGGTGGCGCCGAACAGAACGATCTTCATGGGAATGGCCTTGGTGTCGGAAGTCAGGCAGCTAGGATGCGCCGGCGATCGTTTCCGAAAAACGCCTCATGGCGCAATTCATCGTAAAGTATCGCTTTACGACAGGGACCGACTCTTGGCCGCCGCAGACGTCAATCTGAACCGCCTGGCCGTCTTCGTCGCCCTCGTCAGGGCGGGGTCCTTCACTGCCGCAGCCGGGCAGCTGGGGACGACCAAGGCTATGGTCAGCCAGCACCTGGCAAAGCTGGAAGACGAACTCGGCGTCGCGTTGATGGTGCGCAGTACACGGCGGATGGCGCTGACCGATGCCGGTGAGCGCTTTCACGAAGACTGCGCCCGCATTCTCGCCGATGCCGAAGATGCGATCACCCGGCTGGGCGAGTGCCGTGACACGCCGATGGGCGTGCTTCGCGTCACGGCTGCCAGCGACCATGGCACCACCGTCGTCGCCCCGGCGCTCGCCGAGTTCGCCGAGCGCTATCCGCAGGTGAGGGTGGAACTGGTCGTCACCGACACCGTGTCCGATCTGATCGCCGAGCGGTTCGATCTGGCCATCCGTATCGGCTGGCTGCGCGACTCGAGCCTGCGTGCCGCCCGGCTGGCCGC from Luteibacter mycovicinus includes:
- a CDS encoding NAD(P)-dependent oxidoreductase, encoding MKIVLFGATGNIGNVILDEALARGHEVTAVVRDPAKLATKNPKLEVVKGDVADATSFAPALAGADAAIASLNDHATPANVPKQATALLDALAAAGVKRFAWVGGAGSLETAPGVRVIDDPNFPEAWKASANSQIEALKAFSGSDARVDWTYISPAAEIAPGERKGSFRVGGDQLLMDGDGHSRISTADFAIGVLDRIEKGDAVKKRVTFAY
- a CDS encoding LysR family transcriptional regulator, which produces MAAADVNLNRLAVFVALVRAGSFTAAAGQLGTTKAMVSQHLAKLEDELGVALMVRSTRRMALTDAGERFHEDCARILADAEDAITRLGECRDTPMGVLRVTAASDHGTTVVAPALAEFAERYPQVRVELVVTDTVSDLIAERFDLAIRIGWLRDSSLRAARLAAFRECLVASPAYLEKHGTPSVPGDLATHRWIAVTVLASPTRWTFTDGHGDEHSVQTRVIASANSATVAYRFVLEGMGISVLPDYVVSADIASGRLVALLPGFTLPEGGVHAVYPGRQPPVKVRAFIDLLKERLASDRPGAG